The proteins below come from a single Miscanthus floridulus cultivar M001 chromosome 1, ASM1932011v1, whole genome shotgun sequence genomic window:
- the LOC136545100 gene encoding transcription factor RF2b-like gives MQQPEHADPPSRGFPPPAAPVPAAARGVHHRRARSEVAFRLPDDLGLSGGGGPDGDAFDEIGSEDDLFSTFMDIEKISSSGPSDRDRDRAAETSSPPRPKHRHSSSVDGSGLFFSPGIGGGAGKDAAASLAEVMEAKKAMTPEQLAELAAIDPKRAKRILANRQSAARSKERKARYITELERKVQTLQTEATTLSAQLTLFQRDTTGLSAENAELKIRLQAMEQHAQLRDALNDALKQELERLKHATGEMTNSSETYNMRFQHVPYNSSFFPLSQQNASPHLGSTQLPPLFHPPHPNVPNHQMLSHPNTLPDIMQQESLGRLQGLDIGKGPLVVKSESSSISASESSSTF, from the exons ATGCAGCAGCCGGAGCATGCCGATCCGCCGAGCCGGGGCTTCCCGCCACCGGCGGCGCCGGTGCCTGCCGCCGCGCGCGGAGTGCACCACCGCCGGGCCAGATCTGAGGTTGCCTTCCGCCTCCCGGACGACCTGGgcctcagcggcggcggcggccccgaCGGCGACGCCTTCGACGAGATCGGCTCCGAGGACGACCTCTTCTCCACCTTCATGGACATCGAGAAGATCTCCTCCTCCGGGCCCTCCGACCGCGACCGCGACCGCGCCGCCGAGACCTCGTCTCCGCCGCGCCCCAAGCACCGCCACAGCAGCTCCGTCGACGGCTCGGGCCTCTTCTTCTCGCCCGgcatcggcggcggcgcggggaaaGATGCCGCCGCGTCGCTGGCCGAGGTCATGGAGGCCAAGAAGGCcatgactcccgagcagctggcCGAACTCGCCGCCATCGATCCCAAGCGCGCCAAGAG AATTCTAGCTAACAGACAATCAGCGGCTAGATCGAAAGAAAGAAAGGCTCGTTATATAACAGAACTTGAGCGGAAGGTCCAAACTCTTCAGACTGAAGCCACCACCCTCTCAGCTCAACTCACACTATTTCAG AGGGACACGACTGGACTTTCTGCAGAAAATGCAGAGCTTAAGATAAGGTTACAAGCCATGGAGCAACATGCTCAACTCCGTGATG CTCTGAATGATGCACTAAAGCAGGAGCTGGAGAGGCTTAAGCATGCTACTGGTGAGATGACCAATTCCAGCGAGACATATAACATGAGATTTCAACATGTTCCATACAACTCTTCCTTCTTCCCGCTTTCCCAGCAAAATGCATCCCCACACCTTGGTAGCACCCAGTTGCCACCACTGTTCCACCCACCCCATCCCAATGTGCCAAACCACCAGATGCTATCCCACCCAAACACTCTCCCAGACATAATGCAGCAAGAGTCTCTTGGACGGCTGCAGGGTTTGGACATTGGAAAGGGGCCACTGGTTGTGAAGTCAGAGAGCAGCTCGATCTCTGCAAGTGAAAGCAGCAGCACCTTCTAA